Proteins co-encoded in one Deltaproteobacteria bacterium genomic window:
- a CDS encoding YfhO family protein, with translation PGWRAYVDGQPATLHRANLAFRAVAVPAGQHTVAFRYEPRSVRVGLVLTALAGCVIVGMLVGAEVAVR, from the coding sequence TCCGGGCTGGAGGGCCTACGTCGACGGCCAGCCGGCGACGCTCCACCGCGCGAACCTGGCCTTCCGCGCGGTCGCCGTGCCGGCGGGGCAGCACACGGTCGCGTTCCGCTACGAGCCGAGGTCGGTGCGGGTAGGTCTGGTGCTGACGGCGCTCGCAGGATGCGTCATCGTGGGGATGCTGGTCGGCGCCGAGGTGGCGGTGCGGTGA